Proteins from a single region of Phycisphaeraceae bacterium D3-23:
- a CDS encoding ATP-binding cassette domain-containing protein: MSKIYELEAGQMVEYPGNYEKFRTLRAERIEDQRRAFEKQQTKIKSEQSFIDRYRAGQRSKQAQGREKRLERYIRDESLEPPAELDTMKLSLEPKVRSGDRVVVAEDLAVAYDTRTLFEGFDISIKRGERIGVIGPNGAGKSTLIRCLLGEQDPTAGQSKLGAQVDVGWYRQTHEHLDMGQSIVEYLRKFVPSSTEQEARDLAGAFLFTGNESEKPLASLSGGERSRAVLAGLMTCGHNMLVLDEPTNHLDIPSAERLEEALRRYNAAQKKFTTTSSGGGGEGTLILITHDRMLLEHLVDQLIIFDGEGNVQHFLGTYSEYIEQANAADVLVDADKVSNGGKPKRQDAKKEAKSAKPGKQKTQAKGNANKQANAGRPKNKKKKKNNAFGGLTLEQLESKIEALETKIAGVEQQLADPETYRDHEKFGELQANHDKLKADLDPLENEWASRG, translated from the coding sequence GTGAGCAAGATCTACGAGCTCGAAGCCGGGCAGATGGTCGAGTACCCGGGCAACTACGAGAAGTTTCGGACGCTCCGGGCCGAGCGGATCGAGGACCAGCGCCGCGCTTTTGAGAAGCAGCAGACGAAGATCAAGAGCGAGCAGTCCTTCATCGACCGCTACCGCGCGGGTCAGCGCTCCAAGCAGGCGCAGGGCAGGGAGAAGCGGCTCGAACGCTACATCCGCGACGAGTCGCTCGAGCCGCCCGCCGAGCTGGACACCATGAAGCTCTCGCTCGAGCCCAAGGTGCGCAGCGGCGACCGCGTCGTCGTCGCGGAGGACTTGGCGGTCGCATACGACACACGCACGCTTTTCGAGGGGTTCGACATCTCGATCAAGCGCGGCGAGCGCATCGGCGTCATCGGCCCCAACGGCGCGGGCAAGTCCACACTCATCCGCTGCCTCCTGGGCGAGCAGGACCCCACCGCCGGCCAGAGCAAGCTCGGCGCGCAGGTCGATGTCGGCTGGTACCGCCAGACCCACGAGCACCTGGACATGGGCCAGTCCATCGTCGAGTACCTCCGCAAGTTCGTCCCCAGCAGCACCGAACAGGAGGCCCGCGACCTCGCCGGCGCGTTCCTGTTCACCGGCAACGAATCAGAAAAACCGCTCGCCTCGCTCTCGGGCGGCGAGCGCTCCCGCGCGGTCCTGGCCGGGCTTATGACGTGTGGCCACAACATGCTCGTCCTCGACGAGCCCACCAACCACCTCGACATCCCCAGCGCCGAACGACTGGAGGAAGCGCTGCGTCGCTACAACGCCGCGCAGAAAAAATTCACCACCACTTCTTCCGGCGGCGGCGGCGAAGGCACGCTCATCCTTATCACCCACGACCGCATGCTCTTAGAGCACCTCGTCGATCAACTCATCATCTTCGACGGCGAGGGCAATGTGCAGCACTTCCTGGGCACCTACAGCGAATACATCGAACAGGCGAACGCTGCGGATGTGCTCGTCGATGCCGATAAAGTAAGCAATGGCGGCAAGCCCAAGCGCCAAGACGCCAAGAAGGAAGCTAAGAGCGCCAAGCCGGGCAAGCAGAAAACACAGGCCAAAGGCAACGCCAACAAGCAGGCAAACGCGGGCAGGCCGAAGAACAAGAAAAAGAAGAAAAACAACGCCTTCGGCGGGCTCACGCTCGAACAGCTCGAATCCAAAATCGAGGCCTTGGAAACCAAAATCGCCGGGGTCGAGCAGCAGCTGGCCGACCCCGAGACCTACCGCGACCACGAGAAATTTGGCGAGCTTCAGGCCAACCACGACAAGCTCAAGGCCGATCTCGACCCCCTCGAAAACGAATGGGCCTCGCGCGGGTAG
- a CDS encoding HEAT repeat domain-containing protein, with protein MNPIALFAPAITSGLALAAGVLVGTTGCTNGKLDPGSAIASVFPQPPTPSEAVGMMFDRDDADNRREGMNWLSAAPFGGEDEYVRSYRLFYNDPDPSVRAACAQALGLHGSVEDANLLVVMLGDDNAQVRWNAANGLRMIHHPPAAEALMALTSDEIEPDSDVRQAACDALGQYPEMAVFGALSRALEDRNYAVIAAAKKSLVTLTGHDAGHDPRDWADWSQAQGGSVFANQQVYTFAPYQKPRGWTDTVRFWRDRDEAQPQQPTGHEVAGG; from the coding sequence ATGAATCCTATCGCACTGTTCGCCCCTGCGATCACTTCTGGCCTCGCGTTGGCCGCCGGAGTGCTGGTGGGGACGACGGGCTGTACCAACGGCAAACTGGACCCGGGGTCGGCGATCGCGTCGGTCTTCCCCCAGCCGCCGACGCCGTCGGAGGCGGTGGGCATGATGTTCGACCGCGACGATGCGGACAACCGGCGCGAAGGCATGAACTGGCTCAGCGCCGCGCCCTTCGGCGGGGAGGACGAGTACGTCCGGTCCTACCGCCTGTTCTATAACGACCCCGACCCGTCGGTCCGCGCGGCGTGCGCACAGGCGCTCGGGCTGCACGGCAGCGTCGAAGACGCGAACCTGCTGGTCGTCATGCTCGGCGACGACAACGCCCAGGTCCGGTGGAACGCCGCCAACGGCCTGCGGATGATCCACCACCCGCCCGCGGCCGAGGCGTTGATGGCGCTGACCAGCGACGAGATCGAGCCCGACAGCGACGTGCGCCAAGCGGCCTGCGATGCGCTGGGGCAGTACCCGGAGATGGCGGTGTTTGGTGCGCTCAGCCGGGCACTCGAGGACCGCAACTACGCGGTGATCGCCGCTGCGAAGAAGTCACTGGTCACCTTGACCGGCCACGACGCGGGGCACGACCCGCGCGACTGGGCGGACTGGTCCCAGGCCCAAGGCGGCAGTGTGTTTGCGAACCAGCAGGTCTATACGTTCGCCCCGTACCAGAAGCCGCGCGGCTGGACCGACACCGTCCGCTTCTGGCGCGACCGCGACGAAGCCCAGCCCCAACAACCCACCGGCCATGAAGTCGCGGGGGGGTAG
- a CDS encoding site-specific integrase → MAENTIRKSCGVAKQFFTAAVRSRLIPDNPFSDLPAIVKSNPDRYHYVTREDAASVIDACPNAEWRLLFALARYGGLRVPSETTRLRWADIDWDKNRFTVTSPKTEHHDGQGTRVVPIFPELLPFLRESFELAEPGQVYYLPTKRDSTANLRTQLLRIIGRASLEPWPKLWQNLRSTRETELADQYPAHVASKWIGNSVAVAAKHYLQVTEDHMAQAAQNAAQQLHETTGNGPKAIRTENHSAVVSAADCENLQEKTAPCELQEAVSDGPYWTEIEVATQQSRGHLVTLAS, encoded by the coding sequence TTGGCCGAGAATACGATCCGCAAGAGCTGCGGCGTCGCGAAGCAGTTCTTCACCGCCGCAGTCCGGTCACGCCTCATCCCGGACAACCCGTTCAGTGATCTTCCTGCGATCGTGAAGTCGAACCCGGACCGCTACCACTATGTCACGCGAGAGGATGCCGCATCGGTGATCGACGCGTGCCCGAACGCCGAATGGCGGCTGCTGTTTGCATTGGCCCGGTATGGCGGTCTCCGTGTCCCTTCGGAGACGACACGACTGCGCTGGGCGGACATCGACTGGGACAAGAATCGTTTTACCGTAACCAGCCCCAAGACCGAGCACCACGACGGGCAAGGTACGCGCGTCGTGCCAATCTTCCCCGAGCTTCTGCCCTTCTTGCGTGAGTCATTCGAGCTGGCCGAGCCCGGCCAGGTCTACTACTTACCGACCAAACGCGACTCCACCGCGAATCTGCGGACCCAGCTGTTGCGGATCATAGGACGAGCCAGCTTAGAGCCGTGGCCGAAGCTGTGGCAGAACCTCCGGAGCACACGCGAGACCGAGCTTGCCGACCAGTACCCCGCCCACGTGGCGTCGAAGTGGATCGGGAACAGTGTTGCGGTGGCCGCTAAGCACTACCTGCAGGTGACCGAGGACCACATGGCACAGGCGGCGCAAAATGCGGCGCAGCAGTTGCACGAAACGACTGGAAACGGTCCGAAAGCTATCCGCACCGAAAATCACAGCGCGGTTGTAAGTGCTGCTGACTGCGAGAACTTGCAAGAAAAAACGGCTCCTTGCGAGTTGCAAGAAGCCGTAAGTGATGGGCCATACTGGACCGAAATCGAAGTAGCGACACAACAATCGCGGGGCCACTTGGTGACTCTGGCGTCTTAG
- a CDS encoding PEP-CTERM sorting domain-containing protein (PEP-CTERM proteins occur, often in large numbers, in the proteomes of bacteria that also encode an exosortase, a predicted intramembrane cysteine proteinase. The presence of a PEP-CTERM domain at a protein's C-terminus predicts cleavage within the sorting domain, followed by covalent anchoring to some some component of the (usually Gram-negative) cell surface. Many PEP-CTERM proteins exhibit an unusual sequence composition that includes large numbers of potential glycosylation sites. Expression of one such protein has been shown restore the ability of a bacterium to form floc, a type of biofilm.), giving the protein MLTFELDNVFTDRGGQMTGEFTWTYTPGDFENGVGVFTALDVPHTAHGLEDLVVTIETSQIEVSLDGSFHDDGVDVTLVLQQPFSPDAPAALDLTPNESKYSIGGNGFIDGDFISGAVSLLAAQLAGDITGDGYVGAADLDVLLANWGEAVGADAWSLGDLSGDGEVGRGDLDLVLSNWGNGTPPDLSVPEPGTLAGFAAILLCTACRRRR; this is encoded by the coding sequence GTGCTCACGTTCGAGCTCGACAACGTCTTCACCGACCGCGGCGGCCAGATGACCGGCGAGTTCACCTGGACCTACACCCCTGGCGATTTTGAGAACGGCGTCGGCGTCTTCACTGCGCTCGATGTCCCGCACACCGCCCACGGCCTGGAAGACCTCGTCGTCACTATCGAGACCTCCCAGATCGAGGTCTCCCTCGACGGCAGTTTCCACGACGACGGTGTGGATGTCACCCTCGTCCTGCAACAACCCTTCTCCCCCGACGCCCCGGCCGCGCTGGACCTGACCCCCAACGAAAGCAAGTACTCCATCGGCGGCAACGGATTCATCGACGGCGACTTCATCAGCGGGGCCGTGAGCCTCCTCGCCGCGCAGCTCGCCGGCGACATCACGGGCGACGGCTACGTCGGCGCAGCCGACCTCGACGTCCTACTTGCGAACTGGGGCGAAGCGGTGGGCGCAGACGCCTGGTCATTAGGTGACCTGTCGGGTGATGGTGAGGTGGGGCGGGGAGACCTAGATCTAGTCCTCAGCAACTGGGGCAACGGAACGCCTCCCGATCTCAGTGTTCCCGAGCCCGGGACACTTGCGGGGTTTGCCGCCATCTTGCTGTGTACCGCATGCCGTCGCCGAAGGTAG
- a CDS encoding YeeE/YedE thiosulfate transporter family protein, with amino-acid sequence MFADWTTLLLGGLTGLVFGFLLQKGKVTRYETIVGQFLLRDFTVLKVMLTAVAVGAVGIYGMLQLGMIDTLHIKAAHVVANLAGGLIFGVGMAVLGYCPGTGVAAIGDGAKDAVPGVLGMLVGAAIFAEASPWISRVVQPIGSLGKVSFADLTGLSVWVFVAALLLGTAVMVLIFRRRSESATTG; translated from the coding sequence ATGTTTGCTGATTGGACGACACTACTTCTCGGCGGGCTGACCGGCCTAGTCTTTGGGTTCCTCCTCCAGAAGGGCAAAGTCACGCGCTACGAAACCATCGTGGGCCAGTTCCTACTCCGCGACTTCACCGTCCTGAAGGTCATGCTCACCGCGGTGGCTGTCGGAGCCGTGGGCATCTACGGCATGCTGCAGCTTGGGATGATCGATACGCTGCACATCAAGGCGGCACATGTCGTCGCCAACCTCGCTGGCGGGCTGATCTTCGGCGTCGGGATGGCGGTGCTGGGCTACTGCCCGGGCACGGGGGTCGCGGCGATCGGCGACGGCGCGAAAGACGCGGTGCCCGGCGTCCTGGGCATGTTGGTCGGCGCGGCAATCTTTGCAGAGGCCTCCCCCTGGATCAGCCGTGTCGTGCAACCGATCGGATCACTGGGCAAGGTCAGCTTCGCCGACCTCACCGGCCTCAGCGTATGGGTCTTTGTCGCCGCGTTGCTGCTGGGCACGGCGGTGATGGTCTTGATATTCCGCCGGCGCAGCGAATCCGCAACTACTGGATAA
- a CDS encoding YeeE/YedE thiosulfate transporter family protein, giving the protein MKWSCQLTKPSWSPYVVGVGIGVLSWVTFGFMDKALGTSTTMVRAAGAVEGVVAQEHVESNAYFAKYLVSSANKVNPVFEWQFALVVMLVVGAFLARKLGRVAAPQAVPPTWAARFGPSRTRRYAGAFLGGVLLLFGARMAGGCTSGHGISGGLQLAVSSYLFLGAMFAGGIATALLIFRRRRSS; this is encoded by the coding sequence ATGAAATGGAGCTGTCAACTCACCAAGCCGAGCTGGTCCCCCTACGTCGTCGGCGTCGGGATCGGGGTGTTGTCCTGGGTGACCTTCGGGTTCATGGACAAGGCACTGGGCACCTCGACGACGATGGTCCGCGCGGCCGGAGCGGTCGAGGGCGTCGTCGCGCAGGAGCATGTGGAATCGAACGCCTACTTCGCCAAGTACCTCGTCTCGTCGGCGAACAAGGTGAATCCTGTGTTCGAGTGGCAGTTTGCGCTCGTGGTCATGCTGGTTGTTGGGGCGTTTTTGGCGCGGAAGCTGGGCCGTGTCGCAGCTCCCCAGGCGGTGCCCCCGACCTGGGCCGCACGGTTCGGCCCGTCGCGCACCCGCCGCTACGCTGGGGCGTTCCTCGGCGGGGTCCTGTTGCTCTTCGGGGCCCGCATGGCCGGCGGCTGCACCTCCGGCCACGGCATCTCCGGCGGGCTCCAACTCGCCGTGTCCTCCTACCTATTCCTGGGCGCGATGTTCGCAGGGGGTATCGCCACGGCCCTCCTCATTTTCCGACGACGGCGTAGTTCGTAA
- a CDS encoding metalloregulator ArsR/SmtB family transcription factor, with protein MARRTRQPALLDMTALEEAAACLKVVAHPHRLRMIQLLLRGDYTVGELAEACEIVPHAASTHLRLMQRCGLLESQRDGRRTYYSVAEPHLADLMACVEGRFG; from the coding sequence ATGGCACGACGCACACGACAGCCCGCCCTCCTGGACATGACCGCACTTGAAGAGGCGGCGGCGTGCCTGAAGGTGGTGGCCCACCCGCACCGGCTCCGCATGATCCAGCTTCTATTGCGGGGCGACTACACGGTGGGGGAGTTGGCCGAGGCCTGTGAGATCGTCCCCCATGCCGCCTCGACGCACCTCCGGCTGATGCAGCGGTGCGGGTTGCTGGAGTCCCAGCGGGACGGCCGACGCACTTATTACAGCGTGGCCGAGCCGCACCTCGCGGACCTGATGGCCTGTGTCGAGGGGCGGTTCGGCTGA
- a CDS encoding thioredoxin family protein, producing MKKIQILGSGCPKCQKLTVNTRAAAEQLGLDYEIEKVTDVMEITKLGVMMTPALVVDGQVRATGKVLDVDAIKSLLMG from the coding sequence ATGAAAAAGATACAAATCCTCGGCTCGGGCTGCCCCAAGTGCCAGAAACTAACCGTTAACACCAGAGCCGCCGCCGAACAACTTGGCCTGGACTACGAGATCGAGAAGGTCACGGACGTCATGGAGATCACCAAACTGGGTGTCATGATGACTCCGGCGCTCGTGGTCGATGGACAGGTTAGAGCCACGGGAAAGGTTCTCGATGTCGATGCGATCAAGTCTCTGCTTATGGGATAA
- a CDS encoding permease, with amino-acid sequence MNEEPAATVVRKPSALFRNWKALFGGLSVFIAFFALPLGWSRFDRSIVEALALTQWYAQEHVLLCLVPAFFIAGAIAVFVGQNAVMKYLGPTASKPVAYGVASVSGTILAVCSCTVLPLFAGIWRMGAGLGPAVAFLYSGPAINVLAIVLTAAVLGPEIATARAIGAIGFSVVIGLAMHLIFHKEEALRATNATAFEVEDEARPLWRTGLYFATMVGILVFANWGKPQDDAGLWYMIWSSKWFITSIFAAMLAVLLVVWFGVRWWKMALVAATTLAAWAISAFWIVPTFGAVLPGYEHGLPYAAMIPFAVATVGLSIVLSVGDRSDEANEWFDQTWGFTIQITPLLFFGVLIAGFLLGRPGEEGMIPGDWIASLVGGNSLQANLFATIAGAFMYFATLTEVPILQGLIDNGMGKGPALALLLSGPALSLPNMLVIRSVLGTQKTLVFVSLVVVMSTLTGWCYGTFF; translated from the coding sequence ATGAACGAAGAACCCGCCGCCACAGTCGTACGAAAACCTTCTGCCCTCTTCAGAAACTGGAAAGCGTTGTTCGGAGGGTTGTCGGTTTTCATCGCGTTCTTTGCCCTGCCGTTGGGTTGGTCGCGTTTTGATCGTTCAATCGTTGAAGCGTTGGCACTGACGCAGTGGTACGCCCAGGAACACGTGCTGCTGTGCCTGGTCCCGGCATTCTTCATCGCCGGGGCGATTGCCGTCTTTGTTGGCCAAAACGCGGTGATGAAGTACCTCGGCCCTACGGCATCCAAGCCGGTGGCCTACGGCGTGGCCTCGGTGAGCGGGACGATCCTTGCGGTCTGCTCGTGTACGGTGCTTCCGCTATTCGCCGGCATCTGGCGGATGGGCGCGGGGCTCGGGCCGGCCGTGGCATTCCTGTATTCTGGGCCTGCGATCAACGTGCTGGCCATCGTGCTAACCGCCGCGGTGCTCGGCCCCGAAATCGCGACTGCCCGTGCGATCGGAGCGATCGGTTTCAGCGTCGTCATCGGGCTGGCGATGCACTTGATCTTTCACAAGGAAGAAGCATTGCGGGCGACCAACGCCACTGCGTTTGAGGTCGAAGACGAAGCCCGGCCGCTCTGGCGGACCGGGCTCTACTTCGCCACGATGGTCGGTATCCTCGTGTTCGCCAACTGGGGTAAGCCACAGGATGATGCGGGACTGTGGTACATGATCTGGTCGAGCAAGTGGTTCATCACGTCGATCTTTGCGGCGATGCTTGCCGTACTCCTGGTGGTTTGGTTCGGCGTGCGATGGTGGAAAATGGCGCTGGTGGCCGCGACGACGCTGGCTGCATGGGCGATCAGTGCATTCTGGATCGTCCCGACGTTCGGGGCCGTCCTGCCCGGCTATGAACACGGCCTGCCGTACGCCGCGATGATCCCGTTCGCCGTGGCCACTGTCGGCCTGTCGATTGTGCTGTCGGTCGGCGATCGCTCCGATGAAGCCAACGAGTGGTTCGATCAGACCTGGGGCTTCACGATTCAGATAACCCCGCTGCTTTTTTTCGGCGTCCTGATCGCCGGGTTCCTGCTCGGCCGGCCGGGTGAAGAAGGCATGATCCCCGGTGATTGGATTGCCTCGCTGGTCGGCGGAAACTCGTTGCAAGCAAACCTGTTCGCCACGATCGCCGGTGCATTCATGTACTTCGCCACGTTGACGGAAGTGCCCATTCTCCAAGGCCTGATCGACAACGGCATGGGCAAAGGCCCGGCTTTGGCTCTGCTGCTATCCGGGCCCGCACTGAGCCTGCCGAACATGCTCGTGATCCGTTCCGTCTTGGGCACGCAGAAAACGCTCGTGTTTGTTTCGCTGGTCGTCGTGATGAGCACGCTGACGGGTTGGTGCTACGGCACCTTCTTCTAA
- a CDS encoding MBL fold metallo-hydrolase, translating to MRLQFLGANRQVTGSRYLLEANGLRVMIDCGMFQERAFLARNWEDCPVPPESIDCLLLTHAHLDHVGLIPRLVQQGFRGPIITVEPTVDLAEIIMLDAGKIQEEDAAYKKRRHKKEGRRGKYPEVPLYTAEDAEKAVPLFRGVRYGERVELSPQFTAIFQEAGHILGAASIELQVNENGQSRTIVFSGDVGQWSKPLITDPVQAPQADYVVLESTYGDRNHPSEEEVDKDLERIVRETARRGGNVVIPTFAMERAQELMYHLSTLVHQNRIPELKIFLDSPMAIDVTDVFKRYRHYFDEATRQLFEQGTPPLHFPGLHMTRKVEDSMAINYERMPCIILASSGMCTGGRIKHHLRQNIAREESTIVFVGYQANGTLGRQILNGDREVRIHGRLWPVRARIEQISGLSAHGDKDDLLRWLGGIGKTPSMIFLTHGEEKSSLALAQAIEDRYGWRTSVPNYKEVIELT from the coding sequence ATGCGTTTGCAATTCCTCGGCGCAAACAGGCAGGTGACGGGCTCGCGGTACCTGCTGGAAGCTAACGGCTTGCGTGTGATGATCGACTGCGGGATGTTTCAAGAACGGGCCTTCCTCGCCCGCAACTGGGAGGACTGCCCTGTCCCACCTGAAAGCATCGACTGCCTGCTCCTGACGCATGCCCATCTCGATCATGTCGGCTTGATCCCCCGTCTTGTCCAGCAGGGGTTTAGGGGGCCGATCATCACGGTTGAGCCCACCGTTGATTTGGCCGAGATCATCATGCTGGATGCTGGCAAGATTCAGGAAGAAGACGCCGCATACAAGAAACGCCGACACAAGAAAGAGGGTCGGCGTGGCAAGTATCCAGAGGTCCCCCTATATACGGCAGAAGACGCGGAGAAAGCGGTGCCGCTGTTTCGAGGTGTACGGTATGGAGAGCGAGTCGAGTTGTCACCTCAATTCACCGCCATCTTCCAAGAAGCCGGGCACATCCTGGGGGCGGCGAGTATTGAACTGCAAGTCAACGAAAACGGCCAATCCCGAACCATCGTTTTCTCCGGGGACGTGGGGCAGTGGAGTAAGCCACTGATCACCGACCCCGTGCAAGCTCCGCAGGCGGATTACGTCGTCCTCGAATCAACTTACGGCGATCGGAACCACCCTTCCGAAGAAGAGGTCGACAAAGACCTTGAGCGAATCGTGCGCGAGACCGCCAGGCGGGGAGGTAACGTCGTCATCCCGACGTTTGCGATGGAACGCGCACAAGAGTTGATGTATCACCTGAGTACACTGGTCCATCAGAATCGGATCCCAGAACTCAAGATATTCTTGGACAGCCCGATGGCCATCGACGTGACCGATGTCTTCAAAAGGTATCGGCACTACTTCGATGAGGCGACGCGGCAGCTGTTTGAGCAAGGCACTCCACCGCTACACTTCCCAGGCCTGCACATGACGCGTAAGGTTGAAGACTCCATGGCGATCAACTATGAACGCATGCCCTGCATCATCTTGGCGTCGTCGGGCATGTGTACCGGGGGCCGTATCAAACACCACCTCCGCCAAAACATCGCGCGAGAAGAATCCACGATCGTCTTCGTGGGCTATCAAGCCAATGGGACACTGGGCAGGCAGATCCTCAATGGCGACCGGGAGGTCCGGATCCATGGCCGCCTCTGGCCGGTCCGTGCGCGCATTGAGCAGATTAGTGGGCTGAGCGCTCATGGGGACAAAGATGACCTACTTCGCTGGTTAGGCGGGATTGGCAAGACCCCGAGCATGATCTTTTTGACGCATGGAGAAGAGAAATCTTCCCTCGCCTTAGCCCAGGCCATTGAAGACCGCTACGGCTGGCGTACGTCTGTGCCAAACTACAAGGAAGTGATCGAGTTGACATGA
- a CDS encoding heavy metal translocating P-type ATPase, with protein sequence MMLHQPATNLTSQTTVVSRKHIAIALLAVLAILVYLVLWLADASGRNWPLFVALGLGGTPLLWDLSLNLVKREFGADLLAGISIVTSVLLDEYLAGTLVVLMLSGGEALEVYAVQNASSVLKALAGRMPSTAHRQHPDQSLEEVPIDTLNIGDTLVVLPHETCPVDGTVLEGHGTMDESYLTGEPYAMSKTPGVSVLSGAINGQTALTIRADRKAIDSRYARIMEVMRASQQQRPKLRRMGDSLGAWYTPFALLIALLAWGISGDAVRFLAVLVVATPCPLLIAIPVSIISSVSLAAKQAIIIRDPVVLEKIDTCTTMIFDKTGTLTYGKPALTDQHIHPGTDADEILALVASLERYSKHPLAQAVVAAGEAHKLPVHQATEMTEPPGQGLTGRVQGRLVEVTSRKHIAQDHAEMLPLIPEVQGGLECVVLIDEKFAAVYRFRDAPRKEGKSFIDHLGPRHKVNKVMLVSGDRASEVQYLADAVGITEVFGGQSPEQKVAIVRAETAKNPTAFVGDGINDAPALLAATVGIAMGTQSDVTTEAAGAVIMDSSLRKIDQLMHIGRRMRRIALQSVLIGMSLSIVGMGFAAAGYLPPVTGAILQEGIDIFAVLNALRTAMPRQALTDY encoded by the coding sequence ATGATGCTCCATCAGCCCGCCACGAACCTGACGTCGCAAACCACTGTTGTCAGCCGCAAGCACATCGCCATCGCATTACTCGCGGTCCTCGCGATCCTTGTCTACCTAGTCCTCTGGCTTGCCGATGCCTCCGGCCGTAACTGGCCGCTGTTCGTCGCCCTTGGCCTCGGGGGCACACCTCTGCTATGGGACCTGTCTCTCAACCTCGTCAAGCGCGAGTTCGGTGCCGACCTGCTCGCGGGCATCTCCATCGTCACCTCCGTCCTCCTGGACGAGTACCTCGCCGGCACGCTCGTCGTCCTCATGCTCTCCGGCGGCGAGGCGCTCGAGGTCTACGCCGTGCAAAACGCATCCTCCGTCCTCAAGGCCCTCGCCGGCCGCATGCCCTCCACCGCACACCGCCAACACCCCGACCAGTCCCTCGAAGAAGTCCCTATCGACACGCTCAATATCGGCGACACGCTCGTCGTCCTCCCCCACGAGACCTGCCCCGTCGATGGCACCGTCCTCGAAGGCCACGGCACGATGGACGAGTCCTATCTCACCGGCGAACCCTACGCCATGTCCAAGACGCCCGGCGTCTCTGTTCTCTCCGGCGCGATCAACGGCCAGACCGCACTCACAATCCGCGCCGACCGCAAGGCCATCGACTCCCGCTACGCCCGAATCATGGAAGTCATGCGTGCTTCACAGCAGCAGCGCCCCAAACTCCGCCGCATGGGCGACTCCCTCGGTGCGTGGTACACCCCCTTTGCTTTGCTTATCGCGTTGCTTGCATGGGGTATCAGCGGCGACGCGGTCCGCTTCCTCGCCGTCCTCGTCGTCGCGACACCTTGCCCGCTGCTCATCGCGATCCCCGTCTCCATCATCAGCTCCGTCTCCCTCGCCGCCAAGCAAGCCATCATCATCCGCGACCCCGTCGTCCTCGAGAAGATCGACACCTGCACCACGATGATCTTCGACAAGACCGGCACTCTCACCTACGGCAAGCCCGCGCTCACTGACCAACACATCCACCCCGGCACCGATGCAGACGAGATCCTCGCCTTGGTCGCCTCCCTCGAACGATACTCCAAGCACCCACTCGCCCAGGCCGTCGTCGCCGCCGGCGAAGCACACAAGCTCCCCGTCCACCAAGCCACCGAGATGACAGAGCCGCCCGGCCAGGGGTTGACTGGCCGCGTCCAGGGCAGACTCGTCGAAGTCACCAGCCGCAAGCACATCGCCCAGGACCACGCCGAGATGCTCCCCCTCATCCCCGAGGTCCAGGGCGGGCTCGAGTGTGTCGTCCTCATCGATGAAAAGTTCGCCGCCGTCTACCGATTTCGCGATGCGCCGCGTAAAGAGGGCAAGTCCTTTATCGATCACCTCGGCCCCCGCCACAAGGTCAACAAGGTCATGCTCGTCTCCGGCGACCGCGCCTCCGAGGTCCAGTACCTTGCCGACGCCGTGGGCATCACCGAGGTCTTCGGCGGCCAGAGCCCCGAACAGAAGGTCGCCATTGTCCGCGCTGAGACCGCCAAGAACCCTACCGCCTTCGTCGGCGACGGCATCAACGACGCCCCGGCACTCCTCGCTGCCACAGTCGGCATCGCTATGGGCACCCAGAGCGATGTCACCACCGAGGCCGCTGGCGCTGTCATCATGGACTCGTCCCTCCGCAAGATCGACCAGCTCATGCACATCGGCCGACGCATGCGCCGCATCGCCCTCCAGAGCGTGCTCATCGGCATGTCCCTCAGCATCGTCGGCATGGGCTTCGCCGCAGCCGGCTACCTCCCGCCCGTCACCGGTGCGATCCTCCAAGAAGGCATCGACATCTTCGCCGTCCTCAACGCCCTACGCACCGCCATGCCCCGGCAGGCGCTCACTGATTACTAG